TGAAGTTTGGGCGAAAACAAGGATTAAAGTCATAGATCAGTATGATATTCGAACAGGCACTTAAAGCCGATAGATCTATTTATGATCATATTTCAAGAGAGACAGAAAGCTTACATGGTGATAAGTGTTATCAAAATCAGATTCTAGCAGTGAAGATCTCTGTTCTGCGCACAACCAGATGATGTAATCATCAAAACTACAACTTAGTAAATGTCCAACTTGAATAACACTTGATTCTAGCAGAAAATAGGTCATTCTTGAGAAATCAGTTGTTGAAACATTTCTATAAACTCAACTTTTGAaacatttctattttttttaataaggAACTTTTGAAACATTTCTATAAACTCAACTTCTAATTCTGaccaattttggaatttttgatgAAGCAATAAGAAAAAAATGGGACCACCAAAATAGGCCTCTCGTAAGGTGGAAGCTTACAAGACGGGTTCAATAACCCACCCcatcaaaaacaaaaataaatagaaaaaagaagTGTATAGCTGAGCGTCTGCTAGTGTGTTCAAACTGATTTTCATCCAACCATTGACTGTTACATGATACCCGTAGAAGAAAACAGGAATATTCCTAGCCAAGGCATCAATTCGGTAAAACAAGTAGCTTCTAAACTGACCTGAATTGTTGTTAGCAGCATGATCTCCATGTGATCTAGAACCAGTGAACTGTGAAATTGCCTGAGTACCGACTACATTTGCAAACATGGTGGCTGATTCCTTGTGGTTTTCTGTGAGTCCAACATACAACATATCATCCAACCTCTTCTGCAAGAATTTACAAGTAATTTCAACCATCATCAAGAGGGGATATAGCAGAGTATAGTACCCAGAGTCAAACTTAATTTAGCGTGGCTTGATTACCTTTGCAACCTTCAACACATATTCTCCAAGAGACTGATACTTCAGTACACAGTGACGAACGTCATGTGCCTCTGTCAGATAAGAGTTGTTTGTAAGTCCCGCGACCTATAAATTAGACACTATCAGGCAGTTGAAACAACTTCAAGAGCATTTCCTTTGGGTCGGGAGAAGAGACACCCGGGTGAGGGACTGAGAGGGGAGGGGTTGTGAGCAAGAAAGAATTAGGAGTTCCTTTTTTCCTATCCTTCAGAAATCAACAACAAAATTTTAATTATGCTATTGCTGCCACACTCGTTAGACACAAGGAATATTGCATGCATACAAGTATAATCAACTTTATCCCAGGTTACAAGATTATCTAATCTCACTAAACTTGTATGGTACATTTGCTTATAAGAGAAGATTGTTTTAGTTCAAACTGATGATGTGGACATTTAATCTTGAGGGAACAGTCCCTAGCTTATTCTATATCACAGTGGACAAATATGCCATCGTAGCTGAAAAACTTAAAATGTGGATATCGAACAGTGGTGGGTGCTACATTGATTTGGACGTCTTTGGCTCTCACGTGGATAttgcaaaaataaagaaaaaaaagagtgttTGATGGGTGGAAAGTACTTTTTCACATATTAGGGCAAATTATTTTGTTCCGTAAATCTTTGGGGCTCCATGAGGTTCCAATTAGTATAGATGAGGGTGTTATTGGTTAAAACCATATTTTTATGTAAGCTCTCCCCTTTTATATCCACTTATATGCCAGGAATATcaataaattattattttatcaGAAGAGAAGATAGCCTACAAGAATGGGGTCTGCCACCTTGTAGGATACACAAATTAGCAGTCACAAGTTCTTCACAACAGAggcagaaaaaataaaaagaaaaccaTCCTCCATCGCTCTTGAATAGCAGTaatgttatttttttcttttctttttatccaTTCTCTAAGAAAAGAATCCCTCCTTTGCTACACCCAAAGAAATGAAAAGGAGCCTCGTCTTATATCACTGTTGCTTCTCCTTTTTTGCATTAATTGAATAATCTGTTTTGTGaaacattttcaaaaaatataaaattgttAAAGCAAGAGACTATTTCATGATACAGCATATAGCACGCAAGGCAGTATCTGAGGCTGGTCTAGCGCCACATATTCGAGGTTTAAAACAATTCGCAGTTTCATTGCAGTTTGCCAATGTTTTCTGAAAAGAacgaaagagaaaagaaaaggaatccCACTGCAGTTCCAGTAACAGTTAAACAACAATTAACCAATCAAGCAGAAGAAAAACTTGAAAATTATAGTAAAATACCATAAGCATGTTGTGCACAACCTTCCCCGAAAAATTCCGAGTTGGATCCCTAATTTAAGCTTTTGTACAACTCCAAACAATAGATTGCAGAAAACGAAAAAGAGGTCGCACGGTTTCAAATTGTAACTGCAAAAACAGGCAATAATACCTGAAACGTGGCTCCATTGTGAATGATGTCCCGAGCAATAGGGTTGTTGATATATTCATGTAGAGGCATCACCATCTCCTCCATATCATATGGATTAGTGCTTGCAACAACAGAATTGCCCTTTTGCTTTCTTGCTTCCCTCTGCAGTCCAGAGGATATGCAACATATTAATGCTTAAGCAAGTCAAATTCATACTGCCACGGAGAAATGCATGACAGAAGTTCCCGTAGCATGCTATCAACATTTGGCATTGATAGAGTCAGAATagattttgaggaggaggaagGGAAACCAGATAAGACAATTATACTTTCAGGTTAATAAGTTTGGCTGATTACATTTTAAGATGTATATGCAAATTGTTGCTTAGATAGTAAAACTTGCTGGACAAGATGATGAATCGACAAATGCTGTTAAAAAGACATACTCGAGCAAATAGATCTTCTCTCATCCAAGGGACCAAGTACTTCCATGGCCAAATATCTAGAGTGCTTATTGTATTTTTCGAACGCAGCCGTCCAGACATTCTAGTGGCAGACGTTAAGTTAGGGTGCACCAAGAACCTAGCTGCTACCTCCACAGAAAACTCATAAGCACTAAAAACACGGTCAATTGGATTTCTAAGGATTGTCACCACAGAAGTTTCATCCTTGGGAAGTTTGGACATCATGCTGTAGTCATTGTGAGTAACCAACAAGCGGCATTTTGGTTTTCTGCAccagcaaaaaaaaaaagtagtaaTATTGAGAGCAACTATTAATAAATTTCCTGAACtggaaaaggtaaaaaaaaagtaGGAAGCAGAGAAACAAATTGTACAGTAGAGCTAATCCAAATTGCTTCTCTGTTACTATATGTTACGATAGGAAGACTGGCTGAAGTAAAAGCAGAGAGATTTAGTGTTGCACACTTCAAAATGATTGATATAATAGCTTCTATCTCGGATGCTTTCAAAACAACCAGACCTTATAAAAGATCTGTACTTTAATTCGGTAATCCATTTATTTCTTCTCAATAAACCTAAATACTATGATGCCTCTAATGCTCCCATTAACTCTAACTTTTAAATACACAAGTAGGAGTAACACAAAGAATCAAATGGGTAGAAGTGACCTTATCGTCAACAATGTCTACCTTTTCTAAGACAGCAACATTAGCAGTCAATATCAGAGGTTCTATACTGGACTGCCTAATGCAATTTGTCATTTCAACTAAAGTTATAGGTTTGCTTAGGTGCCTTCTTATAGCTTCGGATTAACATCCTAAAAACTTTGAAAATAGTAATATTTAATGTTTCCTAACGATTTAATGCTAAAGGATGAAAAAATCTATTACCTTGGATCAATCCTTAACTTGTCATAAGAACGTGGACACTCCAATGAACTGGCATAAAGCTTTTTAAGAAAACTGCAAACACGATAAATATAAATTGTTAGCTAATATTCAGATCATAGTATGAAATGTTTAGAAGCAGTTCTATTCCTCATCTATGTCAAAGGGAAAGGAATTTATCGATGGAAACTGTTTTTACCAATGAAAATATGTTCGCCCTCCAGTCCTGGGGACATGAAGAAAAAAGAGCAAGTTCTGCAAGACATGTTTGTCATCTTTGACTTCCAAGTCAAGTGAAGAAGACGCCCACTGTTTGACAATGTGTTCACACCGATTGAAGCCATCTTTGCTTTCAGATGCCTTTGATATGGTAGAAACTGGGCACCAAACAACATTATCAATTTCCAGATAAATATAAATTCCCATTCCTCTAAAAAGAGCTCCATCACATGCTTATCAGCAAATCTTATGTACATATGAATTGTATCCATAATGCTTCGCTTACAACATAAATAGCATTCACATGTAACTtccagaaagaaaaaaaaacaaggacCAATATCATCTTCATGACTATATATAAATCATCAGTATCATGAAACATCTAGATTTTGATTAGAGCTATAATATAAATTTCCAGGACGAAAACTTTTAAATCACAAGAAGGCCTCAAGAAATTACAAGCCATCACCTTTTTCCAAGAGTCAAACTTTAAGCTAATTGCTTCGATCGATCgatcgagagagagagagagagagagagagagagagagagagagagagagagagagagagatttttgCTGTTTAACTTCGCTAAACATATCAGAGGCTCAAAGACTCAATTAGCTTCTTTAACAAACATGTTCTCCAAACCccaagaaaaaaagggaaatcaAGAAAATGTCCTTGCAATACTAGAAATAAACAAACAGGGTATAGTTTAAACAAGTAGATAGTGAGAAACATACATGTCTTAAGGagaaaaatagctaaatttccTTCAAACCAAAATCTTTCATTCATAACATATAGTACAACgaataagcaataaataaagaGACATACCCAAGAGCAAAAACACCAGGATCACAAGAACGTCAAACTTATCACCTATTTGCCTCATTCCCACCTCCAATCTTTCCCAAAAGTCAAactgaaaataaagaaacaaagtaAAGATTCAAAATTCAGCACTTTTAACTGCTATAAATGGACATTAGTACATATTGTAACACCCATCCAATTATATAATCACCAATAAAAGGAGGGGAGGCGCGACCTTCAACATTCAACTAGCTGAATCAGCATATACATAATAtgtacacacacaaaaaaaaattcaagaatcGTATAATTCAAACTTCAGCACTTTCAACTGTGATAAACGCACACTAGTCCAAATTATAACACCCGCCCAAGTATAAAATCACCAatacgggggggggggggcattcTTTAACATTCAACTAGCTGAATTTACAGGGCATACACATATAGCACATACACTCATTCAAGAATCCAAGTAAAGATTCAAACTTCAGCACTTTCAACCGTGATAAATGGACATTAGTCCATATTTTAACACCCACCCATGTATAAAAACACCAAaatttgtggggggggggggggcagggcATTCTTTAACATTCAACTAGTTGAATTTACAGGGCATACACATATAGCACATACACTCATTCAAGAATCCAAGTAAAGATTCAAACTTCAGCACTTTCAACCGTGATAAATGGACATTAGTCCATATTTTAACACCCACCCATGTATAAAAACACCAAaaattgtggggggggggggggggcagggcATTCTTTAACATTCAACTAGTTGAATTTACAGGGCATACACATATAGCACATACACTCATTCAAGAATCCAAGTAAAGATTCAAACTTCAGCACTTTCAACCGTGATAAATGGACATTAGTCCATATTTTAACACCCACTCATGtataaaatcaccaaaatttggggggtggggggggggtggGGTGTTAGTAACCTCTTACATTCAACAAGCTGAATTCACAGCGCATATAACATAATAAAATAACACTCATAACTATTCCAGAATCCAAGTAAAGATTCAAGCTTTAACATTTTAAACCGTGAAAAATGATCAGTTATCGAAATTTAACACCCACCCATCTATGAAAACACATCCAGAACTTGaaagttttttctttctttcttttctctgtaGGGGTGGGGGGTGGGTGGGGAGTGACCTTTAGCATTCATCTAGCTGAATTCACTGGGCATATACACAATACACAAACATTCGTACTAGCATTTTTAACCGTGAAAAATGAGCACTTTTCCAAATTTAACACCCACCCATCTACCAAAACACCAGTCACAAGTCACAATTAGAAACTattttcggggggggggg
The Nicotiana sylvestris chromosome 11, ASM39365v2, whole genome shotgun sequence DNA segment above includes these coding regions:
- the LOC104242491 gene encoding protein-tyrosine sulfotransferase, with the translated sequence MRQIGDKFDVLVILVFLLLVSTISKASESKDGFNRCEHIVKQWASSSLDLEVKDDKHVLQNLLFFLHVPRTGGRTYFHCFLKKLYASSLECPRSYDKLRIDPRKPKCRLLVTHNDYSMMSKLPKDETSVVTILRNPIDRVFSAYEFSVEVAARFLVHPNLTSATRMSGRLRSKNTISTLDIWPWKYLVPWMREDLFARREARKQKGNSVVASTNPYDMEEMVMPLHEYINNPIARDIIHNGATFQVAGLTNNSYLTEAHDVRHCVLKYQSLGEYVLKVAKKRLDDMLYVGLTENHKESATMFANVVGTQAISQFTGSRSHGDHAANNNSEQRSSLLESDFDNTYHHNNSSYEKPSQISSVERGEATKENMTVGKLMDVYESCISNLRKSQSERRVNSLKKISPANFTKEGRRQVSEALLQEITSLNSLDVELYKYAQTIFANQHKLMLQNKIVTNQQDHGFDESYSAFSWEAISIAVSVLFVLLFAVLFVTAKRRTSKLKL